AGATTCTCGGCGTGGAGCCGACAGCGGACGACAAGGCGATCAAGGCCGCCTATCGCAAGCTGGCGCGCAAGTACCACCCCGACGTCAGTAAGGAAAAGGATGCCGAGGCCAAGTTCAAGGACGCCTCGGAAGCCTATGAAGCGCTGAAAAGCGCCGACAAGCGCGCCGAGTACGATGACCTGCGCAAGTACGGCCAGCATGGCCAACCGTTCCAGGGCCCGCCGGGCTGGCAGAGCCGTGGCGGTTTTGGCGGCGGCGAGGACGGTGGCGATTTCTCGGACTTCTTCAGTTCGATCTTTGGTAACCGGGGGCCAGGATTCGGCGGCCCGGAGCAGCGCCGCAGCAGCGGTCGTCGTGGACAGGATGTGGAAATGGAACTGCCGATCTTTCTTGAAGAAACCCTGTCCACCGAGTCGAAGAAGATCAGCTTCCAGGTGCCGCAGTACAACGCCAATGGCCAACACGTCAGCAACACCAGCAAGAGCCTGAACGTGAAGATTCCGGCAGGTGTCACCGACGGCGAGCGCATCCGCCTCAAGGGCCAGGGCGCGCCGGGCGTGGGCGGCGGCGCGAATGGCGACCTGTACCTGACCATTCGCTTCGCGCCGCATCCCAAGTTCGATGTCGAAGGCGAGAACCTGATCATCACCCTGCCACTGGCCCCCTGGGAGCTGGCGCTGGGGACCGAGGTCGCGGTACCGACCCTGACCGGCAAGATCAACCTCAAGGTTCCGGCCGGCAGCCAGAATGGCCAGCGCATGCGCGCCAAGGGCCATGGCCTGCTGAACAAGGCCGGCCAGCGCGGCTACCTGTTCGTGCAACTCAAGGCGGTCATGCCCAAGCAGGCGGGCGACGACGTCAAGGCCTTGTGGCAGGAGCTGGCGAAGAAGGCAGCGTTCGACCCCCGGGAAAATTTCTGATTCGACACTAGGAGGCGCTGATCATGAGCACCCTGATCGTTCAGCTGGACATGGAAGAGTTCTGTGAAGTGGCCGACCTGTCGGCGGCCTACGTGATCGAAATCGTCGAGCACGGCATCCTCGAACCTCAGGGCCGGGCCCCCAAGGACTGGCGCTTCAACGACTATGAGCTGTCCCTGGCCAAGCGCGCGGCGAAGTTGCGCCGCGACCTGGACCTGGAATGGGAAGGCGTGGCCCTGGCCCTGGACCTGCTGGACGAAGTGCGGCAACTGCGCGCCGAGAACCAGATGCTCAAACAGCGCCTGGGCCGCCTGTTGGTGGACTGAGGGTGTGTAGGCCTGTAGCCGCTGCCGAGCGCTAGCGAGGCTGCGACCGGGCGCGCAGCGCCCGTCTAACCAGGCGACTGCGGTGTGTCAGGAAAAAGCGGGTTGCGAGGACTGCGTCCTCGTTCGCAGCTTCGCTGGCGCTCAGCAGCGGCTACAAAACGATACAAACGGCACAAACGATACAAACGCACTAGCGGTTACAAAGCGCCTCAGGCACTGGCGCGGGAGACGCGCGGCAGGACCACGGTGAAGGTGGTGCCATCGCTGGCGTTGGAGCTGACTTCGATGCTGCCCTGGTGGGCAACCACCACTTCCTTGACGATGAACAACCCCAGGCCAAGGCTGGTGCTGGGGTTGCCCAGTTCTTCGTCGACGCTGCGCACCAACGGGTCGAACAGGGTGCCCAGGGCCTCCGGGGGGATCGGCGTGCCGTAGTTGTGCACGGTCAACAGCACCTGTTCCGCGCCACCGGTGATGGTCACGGTCACGGTGCGGCGGTTGTTGCCGTGCTGCAGGGCGTTGCCGATCAGGTTCTGCAGCATCTGCTCGATGCGCCCGCGGTCCCAGATGCCATGGCTGTCGCCCTCGAAGCTCATCAGCGGGGTGCAATCGGGCTGCCCGGCGCAGGCTTCGTCCATGGCCGCCTTGGCCGCGCTGGCCAGGTCCATGGGCGCAGGTTCGATGGGCAGGCTGCTGCCCAGGCGGCTGCGCACGAACTCCAGCAGGTCGCTGACCATGGCGCCCATGTGCCGGGTGCCGCTCTTGATACGTGAAACGAAGGCCTGGGCGTCGCCGTCCAGGGCGACTTTGCGTGCCAGCATTTCAGTGGACATGCTCACTGCCTGCAACGGCGCCCGCAGGTCGTGGCCAAGAATTGCCAGGAAGATATCCCGCGAGCGGCTGACCTGTTCGGCATAGGCTGCGGTGGACTCGGCCAGGGCTTCATCAATGGCTTCGTTGAAACGGATCATGTCCTGCAGGTAGGCCAGGTCCGGTGTCTGCAGGCTGGCCACCCACAGGCGGATCACGCAGGCTCGCAGGTGGCGGAATTCCGAGGTCATCTGCACCAGGTCGAACCCCACGTGATGGCGCAGCTCGCCATGGCTGGCGGCCGCGGCATCCAGGCTGGGGGTTTTTTCCGGGCCTTCGCCCTTGGCCTTGGCCCGTTGTTCCCCGGGGCTCTGGGCGGTGCACATATCCCGGGCGGCGGCCAGCAGGATGGAGCGCGCGTGGTCACGCAGGTCCGTGCGGGTCAGGGAGTCCTGAGCGAGGCTCCTGGCAAATTGTTCCCATTCATCAACGATTCGATCAACGTGCTGCACGATAAAATCGGACAGGCGCATAGCCGGGCACCTTACTGGGCAGTGAGTGGAAAACCGAGACGCATCTTAGCGCCTAATCGAACATTTCAGCAGCCACTCTGCCCAGTGGTGGGCCAGCCCTAGAACAGGAAGTAGCGCTGGGCCATGGGCAGCACGTCCGCCGGTTCGCACCACAGCAGCACGCCATCAGCCTTGACCTGATAGGTCTGCGGGTCGACTTCGATATCCGGCAGGTAGTCGTTGTGGATCAGGTCGGTTTTCTGCACGTTGCGACAGCCCTTGACCACGGCGATGCGTTTTTTCAGCCCCAACTGCTCCGGCACCCCGGCCTCCAGTGCGGCCTGGCTGATGAAGGTCAGGCTGGTGGCGTGACGGCTGCCGCCGAAGCTGGCGAACATCGGCCGGTAGTGCACCGGCTGCGGGGTCGGGATCGAGGCGTTGGCGTCGCCCATCAGGCTGGCGGCAATGGCCCCGCCCTTGAGGATCAGGGTCGGCTTGACCCCGAAGAACGCCGGGCGCCAGAGCACCAGGTCGGCCCACTTGCCCACTTCGACGGAGCCCACCTCATGGCTGATGCCGTGGGTGATCGCCGGGTTGATGGTGTACTTGGCAATGTAGCGCTTGACCCGGAAGTTGCTGTTGCCCGGGCCATCCCCCGGCAGCGGGCCGCGCTGCTTGTGCATCTTGTCGGCGGTCTGCCAGGTGCGGGTCACCACTTCGCCGACCCGGCCCATGGCCTGGCTGTCGGAGCTGATCATGGAGAAGGCCCCGAGGTCGTGGAGGATGTCCTCGGCGGCAATGGTCTCCCGGCGGATGCGGCTTTCGGCGAAGGCCACGTCCTCGGCGATGCTCGGGTCCAGGTGATGGCAGACCATCAGCATGTCCAGGTGTTCGTCGATGGTGTTGCGGGTGAAGGGCCGGGTCGGGTTGGTGGAGCTGGGCAGCACGTTGGCCAGGCCGCAGGCCTTGATGATGTCCGGGGCATGGCCGCCGCCGGCGCCTTCGGTGTGGTAGGTATGGATGGTGCGGCCCTTGAAGGCGCCCAGGGTGGTTTCGACGAAGCCCGATTCATTGAGGGTGTCGGTGTGGATCGCCACCTGCACGTCGTACTCATCGGCCACGCTCAGGCAGTTGTCGATGCTGGCCGGGGTGCTGCCCCAGTCCTCGTGCAGCTTGAGGCCGATGGCCCCGGCCTTGACCTGTTCGATCAAGGGCTCCGGCAGGCTGGCGTTGCCCTTGCCGGTAAAGCCGATGTTCATGGCGAAGGCGTCCGCCGCCTGGAGCATGCGCGCCATGTGCCAGGGCCCGGAGGTGCAGGTGGTGGCGTTGGTCCCGGTGGCAGGTCCCGTGCCGCCACCGATCATGGTGGTGACGCCGCTCATCAGCGCCTCTTCGATCTGCTGCGGGCAGATGAAGTGGATATGGGTGTCGATGCCGCCGGCGGTGAGGATCATGCCCTCACCGGCGATGACCTCGGTGCTGGCGCCGATGGCGATGTTCACGTCGGGCTGGATGTCCGGATTGCCGGCCTTGCCGATGGCGGCGATGCGCCCGTCCTTGAGGCCGACGTCGGCCTTGACGATGCCCCAGTGGTCGATGATCAGGGCGTTGGTGATCAGGGTGTCCACCACCTCGGCGGCCAGCAACTGGCTCTGGCCCATACCGTCACGGATCACCTTGCCGCCGCCGAACTTCACTTCTTCACCGTAGGTGGTGAAATCCTTCTCCACTTCGATCCACAGCTCGGTGTCGGCCAGCCGCACCTTGTCGCCCACGGTGGGGCCGAACATGTCGGCGTAGGCTTCACGGGAAATCTTCATCGCAGCTCCTTACAGAAACAGGTCTTGCAGGAGCCGGCTTGCCGGCGAAGGGGCCCGAAAGACCGCATTCGCCGGCAAGCTGGCTCCTACATGCGTAGGGTCGAGGGATCAGAGGTCGCCCATGATCCGCCCGGCGAAGCCGAATACCCGGCGCTTGCCGGCCAGTTCCACCAGTTCCACTTCCCGGGTCTGGCCCGGTTCGAAGCGCACCGCGGTGCCGGCGGCGATGTTCAGGCGCATGCCGCGGCTGGCGGCTCGGTCGAAGGTCAAGGCGTCGTTGGTTTCGAAGAAGTGGTAGTGGGAGCCGACCTGGATTGGCCGGTCGCCGCTGTTGGATACGTTCAGGCGCAGGGTGCGGCGCCCGGCGTTGAGTTCGATCTCGCCGGGCTGGATCTGGTATTGGCCAGGAATCATAGGGGTTGTCCCAGGGTCTTGAAGTAGATGGCGGTGGCGGTATAGGTGCCGTCCGGGCTCTGGCAGTAGTTGGGCAGTTCGCCGACCCGGGTATAACCCAGGGCGCGGTAGAACTCTTCCGCCGCGGAGCCGGCCTCGGTGTCCAGGTACAGCAGCCCGCGCTTGTGCTGGCGGGCGGCCTGTTCCAGGGCATTCATCAACTGCTGGCCCAGGCCGCGGCGGCGGGCGCTGTGCAGGACCTGGAGCTTCTGCACCTCGGCGCGGTTGCGCCCGTTGGCCTTCATGCACAGGGCCAGTTGCACGCTGGCCAGGACTTTCTCGTCGCGTACCACCACCCACAACAGCAGGCTGCCGTCCTCGACCCCGGCCTGCACGCTGCTGAGGTAGCTGCGGGCCTGGCTGTCGTCGAGATCGGCCATGAAGCCGATGGACGCACCGTGCTGCACCGAGTCCAGCAGCAACTCGATCAGTCCCTGACGGTAATGGGCAAAGCTTTCTCCATGGACAAGGCGCAGTTGGGCGGCGTTCATCGAGATTTCACTCCTTGTGCGGGGCGGGCGGTTGCGCCCCGGGGTTGAGAATCAGCTGCATGAAGGTCAGGTCCAGCCAGCGCCCGAACTTGGTGCCCACCTGAGGCATCTGCCCGGTGCTGATGAACCCCAGGCGCTCATGCAGACGGACCGAGGCGCTGTTGCCGCTCTCGATGGCGGCCACCATCACGTGCTTGCCACAGCCCCGGGCGCGCTCCAGCAGCACCGCCATCAACC
The DNA window shown above is from Pseudomonas protegens CHA0 and carries:
- a CDS encoding chaperone modulator CbpM produces the protein MSTLIVQLDMEEFCEVADLSAAYVIEIVEHGILEPQGRAPKDWRFNDYELSLAKRAAKLRRDLDLEWEGVALALDLLDEVRQLRAENQMLKQRLGRLLVD
- a CDS encoding sensor histidine kinase, yielding MRLSDFIVQHVDRIVDEWEQFARSLAQDSLTRTDLRDHARSILLAAARDMCTAQSPGEQRAKAKGEGPEKTPSLDAAAASHGELRHHVGFDLVQMTSEFRHLRACVIRLWVASLQTPDLAYLQDMIRFNEAIDEALAESTAAYAEQVSRSRDIFLAILGHDLRAPLQAVSMSTEMLARKVALDGDAQAFVSRIKSGTRHMGAMVSDLLEFVRSRLGSSLPIEPAPMDLASAAKAAMDEACAGQPDCTPLMSFEGDSHGIWDRGRIEQMLQNLIGNALQHGNNRRTVTVTITGGAEQVLLTVHNYGTPIPPEALGTLFDPLVRSVDEELGNPSTSLGLGLFIVKEVVVAHQGSIEVSSNASDGTTFTVVLPRVSRASA
- a CDS encoding urease subunit beta — encoded protein: MIPGQYQIQPGEIELNAGRRTLRLNVSNSGDRPIQVGSHYHFFETNDALTFDRAASRGMRLNIAAGTAVRFEPGQTREVELVELAGKRRVFGFAGRIMGDL
- a CDS encoding DnaJ C-terminal domain-containing protein yields the protein MDFKDYYKILGVEPTADDKAIKAAYRKLARKYHPDVSKEKDAEAKFKDASEAYEALKSADKRAEYDDLRKYGQHGQPFQGPPGWQSRGGFGGGEDGGDFSDFFSSIFGNRGPGFGGPEQRRSSGRRGQDVEMELPIFLEETLSTESKKISFQVPQYNANGQHVSNTSKSLNVKIPAGVTDGERIRLKGQGAPGVGGGANGDLYLTIRFAPHPKFDVEGENLIITLPLAPWELALGTEVAVPTLTGKINLKVPAGSQNGQRMRAKGHGLLNKAGQRGYLFVQLKAVMPKQAGDDVKALWQELAKKAAFDPRENF
- the ureC gene encoding urease subunit alpha, yielding MKISREAYADMFGPTVGDKVRLADTELWIEVEKDFTTYGEEVKFGGGKVIRDGMGQSQLLAAEVVDTLITNALIIDHWGIVKADVGLKDGRIAAIGKAGNPDIQPDVNIAIGASTEVIAGEGMILTAGGIDTHIHFICPQQIEEALMSGVTTMIGGGTGPATGTNATTCTSGPWHMARMLQAADAFAMNIGFTGKGNASLPEPLIEQVKAGAIGLKLHEDWGSTPASIDNCLSVADEYDVQVAIHTDTLNESGFVETTLGAFKGRTIHTYHTEGAGGGHAPDIIKACGLANVLPSSTNPTRPFTRNTIDEHLDMLMVCHHLDPSIAEDVAFAESRIRRETIAAEDILHDLGAFSMISSDSQAMGRVGEVVTRTWQTADKMHKQRGPLPGDGPGNSNFRVKRYIAKYTINPAITHGISHEVGSVEVGKWADLVLWRPAFFGVKPTLILKGGAIAASLMGDANASIPTPQPVHYRPMFASFGGSRHATSLTFISQAALEAGVPEQLGLKKRIAVVKGCRNVQKTDLIHNDYLPDIEVDPQTYQVKADGVLLWCEPADVLPMAQRYFLF
- a CDS encoding GNAT family N-acetyltransferase, whose protein sequence is MNAAQLRLVHGESFAHYRQGLIELLLDSVQHGASIGFMADLDDSQARSYLSSVQAGVEDGSLLLWVVVRDEKVLASVQLALCMKANGRNRAEVQKLQVLHSARRRGLGQQLMNALEQAARQHKRGLLYLDTEAGSAAEEFYRALGYTRVGELPNYCQSPDGTYTATAIYFKTLGQPL